In the bacterium genome, GTCCTAACCAAATAACACCTGAAAATTTCCTGTCGCTATCTGCTCTTGGTTAAATTTAACTGCAATTTTGCTACAAATCACTTCATCTTTTAGACGCAAGCTCTCACACTAAAGTGAACCGTCCCAATTTTGCTTTGTCTCCCAACTAACTGCTTAACTTAGTTTTGAGCATTTACAGGACTTTTACTAATAAAGATAGCACATCTCATCCTCAATGTCAAGGAAGATGGTTAGGCGAAAAGAGAAAAAATGCTTGCCAAATGAAGCAAAATAGATTAAACTTAGGGTGACTTGTAATGGAGGGGAGAGTTCAAAAGTAAGGACGAAGGGCCTATGTTAAATCTTTTTCGAGCCAACTATCTTACCAAAATTGCCGTTCCGATAACGGCTTTTCCTCGGGCTATCCCATATCTTTGGGGGGGAAAGATAGTCAACAAAATCAATTTACCCACCAAAATCACTCTCTTTCGATTATGGCTCATCCCTCTTTTTATTTTTGCCTTTATAATTAACGGTAATGTTATTACTAAAAGTTTCGCCGTGGGCCTGCTCACTCTTATTGCCGCCTCTGATATCCTGGACGGTTACCTGGCCAGGACTCGCCATGAAACTACTTTCCTGGGCGAAATTTTGGACCCTATTGCTGACAAGCTTCTTATTGTTAGCACCATGTGGGCCTTTCTCTTTAAGCTGGCAGATTTTCCTAAATATGCCTTTTTGGCTATTGTGTTTCGGGAAATCTATATGTTTGTGGGTCTAATGATAATTAAGGTCTTAAAAAGAAAGATGCTCAAGGTTTCAAGATTGGGGAAAATAACTAATTGTTTTCAGGTAGGCATGATATTTGGGTGGCTTTTGAAATCCTTCCTTAAAAACGGAATCTTCTTGAATGAAATGGTCGGGCTTATTACTGTCGCAGCCGTTATTTTGACTTTAGCTTCAGCCATAGATTATACCCTTTTGGCTTGCCAGTCGGGGATTTTTAAAAGGAATGTCAATTCTTCTTCGTGACTTAGTGTCTTGGTGGCTGAGTAGTTACAAGGA is a window encoding:
- a CDS encoding CDP-alcohol phosphatidyltransferase family protein, producing MLNLFRANYLTKIAVPITAFPRAIPYLWGGKIVNKINLPTKITLFRLWLIPLFIFAFIINGNVITKSFAVGLLTLIAASDILDGYLARTRHETTFLGEILDPIADKLLIVSTMWAFLFKLADFPKYAFLAIVFREIYMFVGLMIIKVLKRKMLKVSRLGKITNCFQVGMIFGWLLKSFLKNGIFLNEMVGLITVAAVILTLASAIDYTLLACQSGIFKRNVNSSS